The Manihot esculenta cultivar AM560-2 chromosome 17, M.esculenta_v8, whole genome shotgun sequence genome contains the following window.
GTATTTTCAAAAGCTAGCtacttaatctttataattttaaaaaaccacCAAATTAATCCCTACCATGAAAGATATAGTTACAGTaccattataatattattttttaataattaatatgatgCATATTATTGGAATGTATGAAATAATAGGAACTAAACTGTGAATGAAATGAAAAATCCTGCTTTTGAAAAATTACAAGGACTAATTAGTTggcttataaaaatataaagactagTTTGTAAATTCTACTGAACTAGAAGGACTAAATCACAAATTACCTGACATTTAAAAGGTCTGCAAAcgttaatttaaatttcaccTTTGTCCATGCCCTGTGATCTAGAGCTTGGGCTCCAAAATGTGCAGTTCTGATTACCTAACAAGGTGAAGTTGGAATTGCCAATCAGACTCCAGTGTCTGCCTCTAGTGGAAATGAAGGGTTAAGATCATTAAACAAAGTTTGCAAGATTTCCAGGGCATAAATTTTTTCGCCAGTTTGAAGTTTTTTGTATTTAGAAATgcttcaaataaataaataagcggAATTCAAAGTCAACATAAAAAGTTTCACCAAAATGTTACAGAACCATAATAACTTCTGTTGAACCTTGCTAACTTGACATTTAAAATACATGGTGTATGATGGGGTAAAACCAGTATTTACCAGTAACAAGACGGTCAGTTCTgcttcaaaaattgaaaagctTCCCCACAAAACGATGCCCGAGTTCCTATGAAGAATTCTAGGGCAGAATAATTATGCCCCGTATGCCTGCCTTTTGTTTTTCCTCGTTTACAAAAAGAATGGCATTTCCTGAGTAACTTCTTATTTTTCTGGAATTCTGGAACTGTCCCATAGTTGAAATAGTAAGGAAAAAATTGCAGCGAGAAGCATAGTTCTCAGCAAAAATTAAAGGCTTCTCTCTATCATATGATCCACACAACACTGCAAGAATATACAAAATTAAAGGCtgctcttctttctttctttcttgcttGCTTGCTTTAGGAGAACTAAATGTTAGAATTCTGGGTTTTAGGAAATTCATTATATCCCTATAATTTTTAAGCCCAATTAAAAGGTCCCTTATTATTTTAGAATGCAACTAATTTGTCCTTTTGTTAGTACATATTGACAGATTCCGTTAGGCTCAGGATAAAATTCCCTCATATTTTAAACAAACTACTATAAAGTTCTTCATGTTTCAGTAGCATAAACCATTTAGTCATTTGACTAATGGAAATACTAACAAAAGGACCAATTAGTTGCATTTAAGATGATAAAAGAATATAGgaataaattaatgaatttccTAAAAATTCAAAGACCTAATAGAAAttctttatgttttttttttttttatggattacTATATATCAAAATTTCTGAAGAGATATTGACCTTACCTTCACCATCATAAAATGCCAATTGTTTGATATATTTCTCTATTGAACTTTCAAAAGTTGATGAAAAGCCTCCTGCGGTATATCAACAGAACCAATACGCTTCATTCGCTTCTTGCCTTCCTTCTGCTTTTCCAAAAGCTTCCTTTTCCGAGTAACATCCCCACCATAACACTTTGCAAGGACATTCTTTCTCATAGCCGAAATCCTAATAAACAGCATAAATAGAACTAGTAAAGAAATACTCCCAAATAATAATGATGTGTCAATGAAAATTTAGACACAGGaatcatttttatttaagtttacttgtaaaattaatattgttttttcaaattttctattataattataaGCTTAGGTTTTTATAATTTAGGAATTCTATCATTATTTAAGAATATTTCCTAATTAGCATTGGTTTAGTATTTTTCTACTCTGGAATTCCTAACCCTAATAGCAGAACTACTTATTAGTCAATAAATACCTATGTAATTTGGATTTTCCAGAgatattattattcaaaattgagaattaataaatttgagagcTCGTTTATTTTTCCTTTGGTGTGTTCTGCTGGGTCTACACCCTACATcaaattgatattaaaatttttgaatttttttttcttaagtcCCAACTAAATAAATCAGGcaaaacccttttttttttacatgttcttttcatttttcttaaacCCACTCGCTAACCATCACAATCCCTAATCATCCTTTCCACAACCTGTTGCAACATTGTCACCAACTCTTCTCCATCACCAGACAACCATTCCCATGTAATTCTGGCCACCAAATACTTTGGATCAGGATCAGCTAGATAAATATCAAGAGTCTTCGAGGATGTaattagaactcatgaaaatgAGAGGCAACAAGTGAAAGTTGAAGAATCATAGAagcaaaaattttataatggaAATCAAAATGTGAAGTTTgaagaattataatttttagttgGTGACATTTCACCTCTTAAAATATAATACGATAAGAATGACTTGGAAATTTCGAGAACCTCTTCTAGAGAAAGAAGCTTATAAGAATGAACCCAAAAAGTTTAAAGAATATATCCTAGGAATATAAGATTACCAAGCCATCGAGAAGAGAATGGAGAATTAAAATTTAGCAGTTCATGATGAATTGAAGAGTCCTTCAACCGTACTTGTGACTATTTTATTGCTACCATCAAAGAAGGGTTATTCCAAATTCAGTTCTTCATTCTTCAGCACTGAAGAGTCCTTCAACCGTACTTGTGACTATTTTATTGCTACCATCCAAGAAGAAAGGGTTATTCTAAATTCAGTTCTTCATTCTTCAGCACTACAAAATTAGACTTCAATTATCTAACAAGGAACGATGATGTGTTTAAGGAAAACAATGTTTAGcatttttatttaagttttaattctaaaattaagAACTTTCATTTAGATTTCCTATTGTTCTTGGGACATTTTAAGTTTCTGTTACTTAGAAATTTTATCTTTATTGAGGAATATTTAAACGGTCATAATAGGTTTAGAATACAGAGAAAAGCATGAAAAGTAAACCACTTGTTAAAGGAAATAAATGATATGAACATATGATTCCACCATGAATAAATTACCAAAATCTGAAAAGATAACCTCACGGGgcaaaaattagaaaaagaacATCTATATTACTCACGTTTCCCTTGCAATAACCTTTGATCCAATTGCAGCTTGTATTGTTATCTCAAACATTTGCCTGTTCAAAATAAGAACATTAGGGTCCTAAGGATAGAAGAAAACAGGACAAGAAATCAAAAAAACTTCAAATGGAGACCTATCAATGAACTTCTTCAGCTTCTCCACCAGTTCACGACCAACTCGTTGTGCCTTCAAATTGTGAACAATGGTTGCCATAGCATCAACTGGTTGTCCATTTAGGAGGATATCAAGTTTCACCAAATCAGCTTCTTGATAACTGTTATTGAAGTCCATCAATTTCATCCAAAAGGAGTGgtttaagagagagagagagagagaatcatATAAGAATAGAAATGTAATTAGGGGCACTTTAGGCTACAGTCAAAAAGCAAGTCTCATTCACATTCCCTCTGCCACAATCAAAAGTCAGACCTCTTTGTCCCTCAAATGGAATGAGTAAATGGAGATAGGCCACTGTGCCCTTGAGAGTTATAGGACAatctactatatatatatacacacctCAGTTTCATCACCTTATCTGTAGCCGATATTATGCCTTTGCCAAAAGCAATTACAGCTATAATACTACAAATGACCTTCATCAGCTACACAAATTCATTAGCTGATGACTTTTTGCCATATCAATCTCTGCTGCTATTTTATCTCATTACTTGATCCGGGATTAGTAAGATcagtttaaagaaaaaaatgtgaaaattttgctcccaatattttatgtttattgCATTgcgttttatttttctcttccttATAGAAAATAATGCCTTGCTGTTTCGACtaagaaaaaagagaagaaaaaaaaaaaaaaaaaaaaaaagaaaaacagccAGCAGCAAATGCCACATTTTGTAGCCTGCACTCCTCCAGCCTTGTGTCACAACAGAACTTCTTCTCATCTTCTTCCTCcaacttttcttcttttttttatctttttgcaGTTTCTCTCCGTCCACCCTTAGCTTTAAGGCAACAAATGATGGAGGGGATAAAAGTAAAATGCTAGGGtttgtagggtggatagaagaGAAGGGAATTGTTTCCAAGAGAAATGCATTCACACTGCGCATTCCatataaattgtaattttaatattcaCATGATATTAATGCCATAAAATAATCAACAAAGAATAGTGTTTGCTTAGCTTGTTGAGAGATTACCAAAATCATATCAAATTATAAGGTGGTTATAGAAACCAAAAGAAATATGCTTAAGTGGTCAAAAACCAATTACTCTGGAAAGTCACAGACAACTCGTAGCACTTCTATTGATAGCACATCTCATAGATTTGGTGATATTAGACCTTAAAGTGCAAATAAGTCCagtctgaatgcatgtgcactttTATGTGCGAGCATATGCATGTGTGTGTGtgagggggagagagagagagagagagagagagagagagagagagagagtacatACTCCGAATCCTCATAGTCAAATGATGCATATCCTGATGTTATACTCTTCAATTCATTGTAAAAATCAACAACAATTTCCTTCAGAGGCAGGCGATACTTCATAAAGGCTCGTTGGCTTCATAGGTGAGACATAAAAGGATCAATACTATAATGGTTGTTTATTAATATATCAATGGGTAAAAATGCAGTAGACAAAAGCAGTCAGTTTAAAATGATATTTCTCTAATTCAATTAGAAGTAACAAAAACTAAATTTGATCTGGCACATAATATAACCTGTCAATAAACGAATACTCCAATTGCTGCCCTCTCCGCTCAGAGCAAAGGGTAATAACAGGCCCCACATACCTTATGTGCACATGTGAAACCAAATGACTCAGTACTTAGTAGCCTAGAGAATAAAAAGTCATCATGCAGAAGGAATATGAAAGTATGAGAGCTTACTCACTAGGGATGATAATTGTAGCTATGACTGTAGGTTCCCAACTAGCCGTAACTCGTTTCTTGGGATTTGAGGGCATCGCAGCAGGATTCTGAACTTGCACTTTGCTAGCAGAGGAACCAACATATATAATTGGCTAAAGCATATAGTATAGCATACTATAGCAAAGTTAGAGACTAGAGATGCGAAAAGAGATACCTTCCATCAGAATGCTCAAAAATATATGGAACTGTTGGAATAGTAGAAATGACATGAGCTCCATATTCCTGTCATCCATCAATATAGGCATGGGTTGTATGATTATAAATACCATTTTCAGTTAGTATGTCTATAATAATGACTACCATCAATGAGAATCATTTAATAACACAGCAAAATAGCAAATGTCACCTGTTCAAGCCGCTGATGAAAAACATCCATGTGGAGTAAGCCCAAGAAACCACACCTACAGGTAACacgaataattaaaaaaaaaaaaaggctttaCTACATTTCAAACTAATATTTAGAAGAAGTTCTTGgaagtaaaaatattaataataataataataataataataaatcattcAGTAATTAGCGATGCACCTAAAACCCAGACCAAGTGCAGAACTACTCTCTTTAGTAACAGAGACACTTGCATCATTGCATGTCAGTCTCTCTATTGCATGGTTAAGTGCCTCAAAATCAGATCCGTCAGCTGGGTAAAGGCCAGAGAATACCATATGTTTTGCAGGCTTAAAACCTACATTTGAAAAGCATAAAATGAAGAGAGAATATTAGGACTAGTGATGAGGAATTTCAATATTAACTTGAAAAGATCCCCATTTTTCTTCCTTCCAACTTCCAATTGTATTCATAGGTAATTGTTCTGTAATCATGCGAGCCAACGGCCAGGTACTGTGTAAAAGTGTGCCATGATATATAGGAATGAACAAACTGTTTGTGTGCACATTTAAACTTCAATATtaaattctttattttcttcaacATCTAATCATCTATAAATTGGATTTTgagatcaaaataaaattttgcaaATTGTGTAGACATTGCATTAGGAAATAAGGTGAATTCTCTACAGCTTTTGCAATAAACAAattgtaaaaagaaaaaaaaataattcctcCATCCCATGATTTTGGTCCatctttccttttttggttGTTCCGAAACTATTATCCACTCTCCTTTTTATATTACAGTTAACatattaatttactattataaccccatttaattttattttatttccaatATGACCTCtcattaattgttatttttttaaatgagtatTCAATAATctcttagtatttaataaaatttaatatctttaagATAGTTATAATtggaaagttaataaaaaaaattgtgtttCTTAATACGTGTGAAAAAAACAAAGTGGACAAAAATTATGGGGTAGAAGGATTATTACTTTGGCGATTTCTCCAGAAGAATTTTGAAAGATTTAATAAAAGGGTTAATTGACATAAACTAATGAAACTCTGCAAACTTCCCACCATTGATGACAaaagatttataaaaaaaacagtATTATGCAATGAGAAGATGGACATATACCTGGTAGAGGTTCTACAACACTTCGGCTATGATATAGAGTGTCTCCAACACGTGCCTCTTTGGTGGACCTCATGCCACTCACCACATATCCCACTTGTCCAGTTAGAAGAACTCCAGTTGGTGTGAGTTCAGGATGCATAATCCCAACATCCAGAATCTCATATGCATTGCCAGTTGCTGCAGATGAGATCTTATCTCCCTTCCGCAGGATGCCATCCACAACTGCAACATGACAGATCACTCCCTTGTATTCGTCATAATAGGAATCAAGCAAAAGCATACGCAGAGGTGAATCACTATGCCCAGGAGGAGGAGGGATGCGTTCTATGACTGCAGGAAGAACTTTCTCAAGGCCCTGCCCTGTTTTGGCAGATGTTAAAAGACAATCACTAGGTTCAAGATCAAACATAGATTTTAGCTGAGCTTTGACACCATCAGGATCTGCAGTTGGCTGATCTATTTTGTTTATGACGGGTATAATTGTCAGGTTTGATTCAAAAGCCAAATAGAAGTTAGCTACAGTTTGTGCCTGAACGCCTTGGGCAGCATCAACAACCAAAAGGGCACCCTGGCATGCTGCTAAGGATCTTGATACTTCATAGCTGAAATCGACATGACCAGGTGTATCAATTAGGTTTAGAAGAAATGTTGGTGGATCTTGTGCTTCAGCAACATTGGGGCCATGGAAGTTGTGCTTGTGGAACATGGTAGCTGTCTGAGCTTTAACAGTTATTCCCCTTTCTCTCTCTACCTAAGACAATGCAACTCTAATCACATACATGCCATAAAGAATAAATACTGCAAAAAGTCCAAACCTTCTAGTACTACCGATGCAACTAAAATGAAACATTACACAGTCAAACGCTTACCATAAATTAAATGGAGCTTATTTGAACCCATTATCTTAAACATGATTTACATGATATCAAGGTCCAAATGGCTAAAGGGTTTTGATCATGATACCACACACCCCAGCAGATTAAAGGGTTCTTCCCATTTTCACTAAGGTGTTCATCTCTTCCAAACTATCTATTATGCGGTTATAGAACACAGTTTTTAGCAGCATGTGATTAGGAATTTGCAAATATCagttttgagagaaaaatttATCTCAATTGAACTCAAAAACAAGATACAACCCAAGAACAGGGTCATGCGATACCTGCAACTTATCGAGGTACTGTGGCTGGCCATGGCCTCTCTTGATCGTTCCAGTGAGCTCCAAAAGCCGGTCAGCAAGCGTAGACTTGCCATGGTCAACGTGCGCGATTATCGAGAAGTTTCTTATCCTTTCTGCTGGATACTGGCTCAAATCTACGTTGTTCTCTTTGCTATTTTGGCGCGAATTAGAGCAACACGCACGAGCCAGCTCCAAAGGATGGTCGTTTAATCTGAACATAGAAGGAAATGGAGTGAATTTTGAATATGTTTGTAGAAGAGAGAGACATTTTGGCGATTTTAGGGTTTTTGAAACTCTGCGTAAAGAACTCATATGGGGTTTCTGGAGCAAGCAGGCAGTACAGAAGAAGCTGCCACTCGAGTTTAACCGAACTTTGATCGTGTGAAAAACGACACCGCTTTCTTGTTTCCTAATACACCCTTTTTACCAGCGACagcattcaatttaaattaaaaatcttaattaaacggaattaatttaaaattttgatttaattttttatttatttcaattcagtttttaatttaataattatttcaatttgattctatgtatattatttttaataatataaaaattaaattatattaaaattaaaatattttaattaaattttaaaatattaaaaataaaatgtaaataataaaaatatattaaaaattaaaatcaaaccaaatcaaatcaaatcatactaattcgattcgatttgatttctgatcgaaatcaattcgattcgatttttataaatactaaaattttaatttttaatttattcaatttgatttaattttaaaccgaatcgattgaATATGCACCTCTATTTTTctgataagaaaaaaattatgattataGTAAAAGTTACTTTTTAATCTACGAAATATtgcataattaatatatatattttactatttttaaaattaaatatttacccTTGATTTAATGTTTAAAAAGTTAATCTCTCCATTTATTTGGTTAAATCAATGAGGCAAATGTTAAAAAACGTgagatttcattttattttttaaaatacttttattttgttttttttttctgttttttttttctcctttttaaattttcctttttttttaaatgggcaTGCGTTATCCTGATCTACTATAAAAAGGATTTTATTTCTTGTCTACTTATGCTCTCTCTCCCCCTCATTTTTTTCTCGTAATGAATTTTGCTAATCTTTCTCTTGGATGAATTATGAATTCTTTCTCTTGGATGAATTATGAATGTAGGCAGATGTTAGCTTAGGATGAAATGCAAGAAGTAAGAGAAAGCGAGTCACAAGTGCCAACATTAAAAATCCATTGTCCTGCTAGTCTTATTAAAATTTCGTCATACTACTTACTAAGAACTGTATTATTAATCTAATTGAAAAtttgggatttttttttattgaatgtcttttataatatatatagatGAATTATCTCAAAAAATATTGTGTAATATATCTTTTGGTGGATTTAAGAGATTAATGGTGAGGtgatttttttagaaatttttaaaattaaccaaaggttttatggttattttatattttattattgacaATTTCAAATGAGGGTCCTTTAATTTGAATGAtaaaaaattcaagaattaaAGCTTTCGATTCTATAAATAGATGTACatgtaattatattatatatctcTGAAgtaaaaaattctttttatttcatattaataaGCACTTTTTCAAATTATCAATCCACCATTCttctttgaaaaatatttatcatgtcctattaaaaattatttattacattaaaaattattttctctatttaACCAATAAAATGGAGGggcatttttatatatatatatatatatatatatatatatatatatatatatattttaaaaattcataaagaAGTCTAAATTAGCTCACTAACTTTTGAGTTCAAAACAACTCCACTTTATTTCAAAAAATCCAAAATCTTTTATTTAGATTCATTTCAGgccaatatatattaaaataatggtAATTGGGATCTTTCGTTAGAGagtaaaaatgttttttttttaatataattatattggtgagagaaaataaatacaaaataattgaattattttttctttctctaaAATCCAATTCAATAATCACAAAGACAACTTAAAGAGCAGAGAATTATAGATAAAGTTTCTCTGATCTAACAGCTTATATTGAAAGCAAGAAACTTAAAAGCATTTTGAAGTAAGAGCATGCACAACCTGATTATAACCTCGTCTAATCGATATAAAATTCCATTCATGTTAGTCTAAAGATAGTTTATCTTTCATAATAACCTGATTGAGATGGGATAATTCTCATTCCAAATTACTTCAATAACACTTGTAGCATCACCTTCCACTTCAATGTTAGAGAAACCTTGATTGACAGCTATGACAACAACTTCCCTGCATG
Protein-coding sequences here:
- the LOC110605121 gene encoding translation factor GUF1 homolog, mitochondrial, giving the protein MSSLRRVSKTLKSPKCLSLLQTYSKFTPFPSMFRLNDHPLELARACCSNSRQNSKENNVDLSQYPAERIRNFSIIAHVDHGKSTLADRLLELTGTIKRGHGQPQYLDKLQVERERGITVKAQTATMFHKHNFHGPNVAEAQDPPTFLLNLIDTPGHVDFSYEVSRSLAACQGALLVVDAAQGVQAQTVANFYLAFESNLTIIPVINKIDQPTADPDGVKAQLKSMFDLEPSDCLLTSAKTGQGLEKVLPAVIERIPPPPGHSDSPLRMLLLDSYYDEYKGVICHVAVVDGILRKGDKISSAATGNAYEILDVGIMHPELTPTGVLLTGQVGYVVSGMRSTKEARVGDTLYHSRSVVEPLPGFKPAKHMVFSGLYPADGSDFEALNHAIERLTCNDASVSVTKESSSALGLGFRCGFLGLLHMDVFHQRLEQEYGAHVISTIPTVPYIFEHSDGSKVQVQNPAAMPSNPKKRVTASWEPTVIATIIIPSEYVGPVITLCSERRGQQLEYSFIDSQRAFMKYRLPLKEIVVDFYNELKSITSGYASFDYEDSDYQEADLVKLDILLNGQPVDAMATIVHNLKAQRVGRELVEKLKKFIDRQMFEITIQAAIGSKVIARETISAMRKNVLAKCYGGDVTRKRKLLEKQKEGKKRMKRIGSVDIPQEAFHQLLKVQ